In a genomic window of Holophagaceae bacterium:
- a CDS encoding S46 family peptidase produces MRLPPLLFAVVAMSGLQADEGMWTFDNIPAKTIKAKYGVELDTAWLKRLQLATLRFPGGTGAFVSQDGLVVTNHHVGRDAIAQVSTAKVDLVKDGFAAHSRDQEIKVPGLELMMLVSMEDVTARVNGAVKPGTADKDALTARRNALGEIRKAEEAKTGLTCEPVSLYQGGEYWLYRYQKFTDVRLVAAPELQVAAFGGDPDNYTYPRHNLDFSLFRVYQDGKPYRPAAFLPFQPKGAAIGELTFISGHPGTTFRQQTHAQMTYARDFGIPFQLRSMARQKQALQVLSATSPEARRLAADAIYGIENGFKRLSGQLLGLSKSENLRKVLDGEAALRAAVAKDSAQQARVGESWSRVAQAVERQKAMLKAYTFMGPRSVALLGHALTLVRLPDEAAKPSEKRLIEFSDGNLKATRTRLASPRPIEKPVEAARLAAGLREAADELGAAHPFVKAMLGGLTPEAVAKAAVEGTNLNDPAARKQLAEGGKAAIEASVDPMILLAKKLDLLNRAARKQWEDEVTSVFSEHGARIAEARFKAFGKTLYPDATFTLRLGFGPVTTYATGTGTKAQPFTTFMGMYDRHLGWGGNALAAEDGAWTLPQRWLDRQSKLDLSTPFNFIYACDTVGGNSGSPVLNVKGEFVGINFDSVYEGQGGYYVYDADTKRAVATDARAILEALRKIMDAGQLADELTGK; encoded by the coding sequence ATGCGCCTCCCGCCCCTCCTCTTCGCTGTTGTCGCCATGTCCGGGCTCCAAGCCGATGAGGGCATGTGGACCTTCGACAACATCCCCGCCAAGACCATCAAAGCCAAGTACGGCGTCGAATTGGACACGGCCTGGCTGAAGCGGCTGCAATTGGCCACGCTGCGCTTCCCAGGCGGCACCGGGGCTTTTGTGAGCCAAGACGGCCTGGTGGTCACCAATCACCATGTGGGCCGCGACGCCATCGCCCAGGTGTCCACGGCGAAGGTGGATCTGGTGAAGGATGGGTTCGCCGCCCATTCGCGCGATCAGGAGATCAAGGTGCCCGGCCTCGAGTTGATGATGCTCGTGTCCATGGAGGATGTGACGGCGCGGGTGAACGGCGCCGTGAAGCCAGGCACCGCGGACAAAGATGCGCTCACGGCCCGCCGCAACGCCCTGGGCGAGATCCGGAAAGCCGAAGAGGCGAAGACCGGCCTCACCTGCGAACCCGTGAGCCTTTACCAGGGCGGCGAGTACTGGCTCTACCGGTATCAGAAATTCACGGACGTGCGCCTGGTGGCCGCGCCGGAGTTGCAGGTGGCGGCCTTCGGCGGCGATCCGGACAACTACACCTACCCGCGCCACAACCTGGACTTCTCCCTCTTCCGCGTCTACCAGGACGGCAAGCCCTACCGGCCCGCCGCCTTTCTGCCTTTCCAGCCCAAGGGCGCCGCCATCGGCGAGCTCACCTTCATTTCGGGCCATCCCGGCACCACCTTCCGGCAGCAGACCCACGCCCAGATGACTTATGCGCGGGATTTCGGGATCCCCTTCCAGCTCCGGTCCATGGCGCGGCAGAAGCAGGCGCTCCAGGTTTTGTCCGCGACTTCGCCCGAGGCCCGGCGCCTTGCAGCAGATGCCATCTACGGCATCGAAAACGGCTTCAAGCGGCTCTCAGGCCAGTTGCTGGGGCTTTCGAAATCCGAAAACCTGCGCAAGGTCCTGGACGGTGAAGCAGCCTTGAGGGCCGCCGTGGCCAAGGATTCCGCCCAGCAGGCCAGGGTCGGCGAAAGCTGGTCGCGCGTGGCGCAGGCGGTGGAACGCCAGAAGGCGATGCTGAAGGCCTACACCTTCATGGGTCCCCGCAGCGTGGCGCTCCTGGGCCATGCCCTGACGCTGGTGCGTCTGCCGGACGAAGCCGCCAAGCCTTCGGAGAAACGGCTCATCGAATTCTCAGACGGAAACCTGAAGGCCACCCGGACAAGGCTGGCCTCGCCCCGGCCAATTGAAAAACCCGTGGAAGCCGCGCGTCTCGCCGCTGGCCTGCGCGAAGCCGCGGATGAGTTGGGGGCCGCCCATCCCTTCGTGAAGGCCATGCTGGGAGGCCTGACGCCCGAGGCCGTCGCCAAGGCCGCCGTGGAAGGCACGAACCTGAACGATCCCGCTGCTCGCAAGCAGCTCGCCGAGGGTGGCAAGGCCGCAATCGAGGCCAGTGTCGATCCCATGATCCTGCTCGCGAAAAAACTCGACCTGCTGAACCGGGCCGCGCGGAAGCAGTGGGAGGATGAGGTCACCAGCGTGTTCAGCGAACACGGCGCCCGCATCGCCGAGGCCCGCTTCAAGGCTTTCGGCAAAACGCTCTATCCCGATGCTACGTTCACGCTGCGCCTGGGATTCGGGCCCGTCACCACCTATGCGACCGGCACCGGCACCAAGGCCCAGCCTTTCACGACCTTCATGGGGATGTACGACCGCCATCTGGGCTGGGGCGGCAATGCCCTGGCCGCGGAGGACGGGGCCTGGACGCTGCCCCAGCGCTGGCTGGACCGGCAATCCAAACTCGACCTCAGCACGCCCTTCAACTTCATCTACGCCTGCGACACCGTGGGCGGCAACAGCGGCAGTCCGGTGCTGAACGTGAAGGGCGAATTCGTCGGCATCAATTTCGACAGCGTGTACGAAGGACAGGGCGGCTACTACGTCTACGACGCGGACACCAAACGCGCCGTGGCCACCGATGCCCGCGCCATCCTGGAAGCGCTGCGGAAGATCATGGACGCCGGCCAACTGGCGGATGAGCTGACCGGGAAATAG
- a CDS encoding FHA domain-containing protein, protein MAAALVPCLVLPADGRRFTLSEGLTVGRAQDNGIFIEDSSVSTHHAVFHKVDERWTVKDLNSTNGTWLNGVRIQGMATLSEGDSLKLGAIQLKIEGLAPPRPEARAAMPPPLPATVLPPPLPPVQPPQRPFSPPPLPSPVAAPPPLPVRRPVAGGKSHTGLWITLGAGVVLLLGGAWFLWSGLIQGGNLRGVLAFRENAGKNPREAFAEAMAPKRLTELNQALWPTVEPEAGWTYFFRTCVMAGGPRIGKRQAVLFYHPWSDTALVTQWEGQEKLTDMEMVPGEALRRGGAPPYGGTLGWTRLQAYAPPAVGMVTAQTLKAFEKAFAANTSFEAALPWLAKAQAREACRVACSLQFAQVVKSLATFSASYDQPARLAFIRLLAMGEAAIAKAPDTPSDSAKALRNLPGKAWSGFQPTALVDTDTRVLVMAHHRESPDLFLGVVFRRDGAELIPERMDLMSFNACYGALK, encoded by the coding sequence ATGGCGGCGGCGCTGGTGCCCTGTCTCGTCCTGCCTGCGGATGGCCGTCGTTTCACACTCTCGGAAGGTCTGACCGTCGGCCGGGCCCAGGACAATGGCATTTTCATCGAGGATTCCAGCGTCTCCACCCACCACGCGGTCTTCCACAAGGTGGACGAACGCTGGACGGTGAAGGATCTCAATTCCACCAACGGCACCTGGCTCAATGGCGTCCGGATCCAGGGCATGGCCACCTTGTCCGAGGGCGATTCCCTGAAATTGGGCGCTATCCAATTGAAGATTGAAGGGCTCGCGCCTCCTCGGCCCGAAGCCAGGGCGGCCATGCCGCCCCCGCTTCCCGCGACGGTGTTGCCGCCACCCCTGCCGCCCGTCCAGCCGCCTCAGCGCCCTTTTTCCCCGCCCCCGCTGCCTTCGCCGGTGGCGGCTCCGCCGCCCTTGCCCGTTCGCCGGCCCGTGGCTGGCGGAAAATCCCACACCGGACTCTGGATCACCCTGGGCGCAGGTGTCGTGTTGCTGCTGGGCGGAGCCTGGTTTTTGTGGAGCGGCCTGATCCAAGGCGGGAACCTGCGGGGCGTCCTGGCCTTCCGCGAAAACGCCGGGAAGAACCCACGAGAGGCCTTCGCCGAAGCCATGGCTCCGAAGCGGTTGACGGAGCTCAACCAGGCGCTATGGCCCACGGTGGAACCCGAGGCGGGATGGACCTACTTCTTCCGCACCTGCGTGATGGCCGGCGGTCCGCGCATCGGCAAGCGCCAGGCGGTGCTCTTCTACCATCCCTGGTCCGACACGGCCCTGGTGACCCAGTGGGAGGGCCAGGAAAAGCTCACCGACATGGAAATGGTGCCTGGCGAAGCGCTGCGCAGGGGCGGAGCGCCTCCCTACGGGGGAACGCTCGGGTGGACGCGCCTCCAGGCCTACGCGCCGCCGGCGGTGGGGATGGTGACCGCCCAGACCCTCAAGGCTTTCGAAAAGGCTTTTGCCGCGAATACGTCTTTTGAAGCGGCGCTTCCCTGGCTGGCGAAGGCCCAGGCCCGCGAAGCCTGCCGTGTGGCGTGCAGCCTCCAATTCGCCCAGGTGGTGAAGTCCCTGGCCACCTTCAGCGCCTCCTACGACCAGCCTGCCCGCCTCGCGTTCATCCGGCTGCTGGCCATGGGAGAAGCGGCCATCGCCAAGGCTCCGGATACGCCATCGGACTCCGCGAAGGCCCTTCGGAATCTGCCCGGCAAGGCCTGGTCGGGTTTCCAGCCCACGGCCCTCGTGGACACGGATACCCGGGTGCTGGTCATGGCCCACCATCGGGAAAGTCCGGACCTGTTTCTGGGGGTGGTCTTCCGCCGGGACGGCGCGGAGCTCATTCCCGAACGCATGGACCTCATGAGCTTCAACGCCTGCTACGGAGCGCTGAAATGA